One window of the Janthinobacterium sp. PAMC25594 genome contains the following:
- a CDS encoding XRE family transcriptional regulator has protein sequence MSTKPDELNQRIGARVRTERENLGWSLTQLAARSGVSRAMVHKVERGDCSPTATLLARLSGAFGLSMSELIARAEMRTGRLLRKLEQPVWVDPQSGYVRRHVSPASDMPLDLVHITLPPGAVVAMPAAAYVARRQLIWSLTGSLVFIEGETRHVLDAGDCLELGPPADCVFSNETAAACTYAVAVLKN, from the coding sequence ATGTCCACTAAACCAGACGAATTGAACCAGCGCATCGGCGCCCGGGTGCGCACCGAGCGGGAAAACCTGGGCTGGTCGCTGACGCAGCTGGCGGCCCGCTCGGGCGTGTCGCGCGCGATGGTGCACAAGGTGGAGCGGGGCGATTGCAGCCCCACGGCCACCTTGCTGGCGCGCTTGTCGGGAGCCTTCGGCCTGAGCATGTCCGAACTGATCGCCCGCGCCGAAATGCGCACGGGGCGCTTGCTGCGCAAGCTTGAGCAGCCCGTGTGGGTCGACCCGCAGAGCGGCTATGTGCGGCGGCATGTGTCACCCGCATCCGACATGCCGCTCGACCTCGTGCATATTACCTTGCCGCCCGGTGCCGTGGTGGCCATGCCGGCCGCCGCCTATGTGGCGCGGCGACAACTCATATGGTCGCTGACCGGCAGCCTCGTCTTCATCGAAGGCGAGACCCGCCACGTGCTGGACGCGGGCGATTGCCTGGAACTGGGCCCGCCGGCCGACTGCGTGTTCAGCAATGAAACGGCCGCCGCTTGCACCTATGCCGTGGCCGTATTGAAGAACTGA
- a CDS encoding MFS transporter: MKNANWTLYTCSGVCALIMLDTNVVAVSLPSIARSLNASFVDVEWVVSAYMLAFASFLLPAGSIADRLGRRKVMLYGLAVFALASLLCGLAWTPFVLNVARAIKGLGAALLLTSALAVIGHTFHAEKERARAWSVWGAAMGVAMTVAPLLGGLVTSAINWRWIFYLNLPVVAILMWLVGKHVDESKDASNASFDPAGALLFSAGLFCIIWGLIDASVAGWSSDATMLRFAAGAALLVVFVLVERRQRAPMVDLNLFGRRVFVGAVLGMFGYAIAAQVMMTFLPLYLQNAFGFSAVLAGCAMLPFAVAMVLFSRLAPRAMRVLDDRGILVTGLLIVAAGNVATALAAASLQYGWVAAGMVVTGAGAGLLNGTTQKAILACIPRERTGMGSGISTTTRFVGIVLAVGALGAVLAMRTADSFDKLAWLHGLKASPEMIGRIVAGNAAEAFGQLPPALQAVAQEAARHAFIDGFASVLYLAGGLAAVVAALVFVLAKPLEKV; the protein is encoded by the coding sequence ATGAAAAATGCCAACTGGACCTTATATACCTGCTCGGGCGTGTGCGCGCTGATCATGCTCGACACCAACGTGGTGGCCGTCTCGCTGCCGTCGATCGCCCGCTCGCTCAACGCCAGCTTCGTCGACGTGGAATGGGTGGTCAGCGCCTACATGCTGGCGTTCGCCTCGTTCCTGTTGCCGGCCGGCAGCATCGCCGACCGCCTGGGACGGCGCAAGGTCATGCTGTATGGCCTGGCCGTGTTCGCGCTGGCGTCCCTGCTGTGCGGCCTGGCGTGGACGCCGTTCGTGCTCAACGTGGCGCGCGCCATCAAGGGACTCGGTGCGGCGTTGTTGCTGACGTCCGCGCTGGCAGTCATCGGCCATACCTTTCATGCGGAAAAGGAGAGGGCACGGGCCTGGTCCGTGTGGGGTGCGGCCATGGGCGTGGCCATGACGGTGGCGCCGCTGCTCGGTGGCCTGGTCACGAGCGCCATCAACTGGCGCTGGATTTTCTACCTGAACCTGCCCGTCGTCGCCATCCTGATGTGGCTGGTAGGCAAGCACGTGGACGAGTCGAAGGATGCCTCCAACGCCAGCTTCGACCCGGCGGGCGCGCTGCTGTTCTCCGCCGGCCTGTTTTGCATCATCTGGGGCTTGATCGACGCCAGCGTGGCCGGCTGGTCCAGCGATGCCACCATGCTGCGCTTTGCGGCCGGCGCGGCGCTGCTGGTAGTGTTCGTACTGGTGGAACGGCGCCAGCGCGCACCGATGGTCGATTTGAACCTGTTTGGCCGGCGCGTGTTCGTCGGCGCCGTGCTGGGCATGTTCGGCTACGCCATCGCCGCCCAGGTGATGATGACCTTTTTGCCGCTGTATTTGCAGAATGCCTTCGGCTTTTCCGCCGTGCTGGCCGGCTGCGCCATGCTGCCGTTCGCCGTCGCCATGGTGCTGTTTTCGCGGCTGGCGCCGCGCGCCATGCGGGTGCTCGATGACCGCGGCATATTAGTGACGGGCTTGCTGATCGTCGCCGCGGGCAACGTCGCCACGGCCCTGGCCGCCGCCAGCCTGCAGTACGGCTGGGTGGCGGCCGGCATGGTCGTCACGGGCGCGGGCGCCGGATTGCTCAACGGCACGACGCAGAAGGCCATCCTCGCCTGCATTCCCCGCGAGCGTACGGGCATGGGTTCCGGCATCAGCACCACCACGCGCTTTGTCGGCATCGTGCTGGCCGTGGGCGCGCTGGGCGCCGTGCTGGCCATGCGCACGGCGGACTCGTTCGACAAGCTGGCCTGGCTGCATGGCTTGAAAGCCTCGCCCGAGATGATCGGGCGCATCGTCGCCGGCAACGCGGCCGAAGCCTTCGGCCAGTTGCCGCCCGCGCTGCAAGCCGTGGCGCAGGAAGCGGCCCGGCACGCCTTCATCGACGGCTTTGCCAGCGTGCTGTACCTGGCTGGCGGACTGGCGGCCGTGGTGGCGGCGCTGGTGTTCGTGCTGGCCAAGCCGCTGGAAAAAGTGTAA
- a CDS encoding GNAT family N-acetyltransferase, translated as MQIRDAHAGDIEAITAIYNDAVSNTLAIWNERTVDAANRAAWLAERQRAGYPVLVASDAEGTVAGYASFGDWRPFEGFRHTVEHSVYVRADRRGAGVGKALMGELIARARGLGKHVMVAGIEAGNAGSIALHKQLGFEEVGLMRQVGTKFGAWLDLAFLQLQLDARSDPDGITPPG; from the coding sequence ATGCAGATACGCGATGCCCACGCGGGCGACATCGAGGCCATCACGGCCATCTACAACGATGCCGTCAGCAACACCCTGGCCATCTGGAATGAACGGACGGTCGATGCGGCCAACCGCGCCGCCTGGCTGGCCGAGCGCCAGCGGGCCGGCTATCCGGTGCTCGTCGCCAGCGATGCGGAAGGAACTGTCGCTGGCTACGCCTCGTTCGGCGACTGGCGCCCGTTCGAGGGTTTCCGCCATACGGTCGAGCATTCCGTGTACGTGCGCGCCGATCGCCGTGGCGCCGGCGTCGGCAAGGCCTTGATGGGGGAATTGATCGCGCGGGCGCGCGGCCTGGGCAAGCACGTGATGGTGGCGGGCATCGAGGCGGGCAATGCCGGCTCGATCGCCCTGCACAAGCAGCTGGGTTTCGAGGAAGTGGGCTTGATGCGCCAGGTCGGCACCAAGTTCGGCGCCTGGCTGGACCTGGCATTCTTGCAGTTGCAGCTCGATGCGCGCAGCGATCCGGACGGCATCACACCGCCCGGCTAA
- a CDS encoding LysR family transcriptional regulator, whose protein sequence is MVNTDKDMELRHFRCVLAVAHSLHFARAAAELGISPPALTKQVQETEQLLGTRLFQRSKRAVSLTAAGELFVIEATRALAQLAQAQDVARRAGRGELGRLEIGYVASAAYSGVLQDQFARFRASHPGIHIGAREYAMDALPGLLDQGRVDLAFVRPPLHLPDGLDSVVLLRDRFVLAVQADSPLALQQIAGPAALAQQAFIVPEQELGTLEVSRRGGFAAQVVSRPGSLVAVLTEVSLGVGCAIVPHSVMASVQLPGVVFRELQGPQISSEIAAAFRRHEQAPAARAFIAQLRAVALA, encoded by the coding sequence ATGGTGAATACAGACAAAGACATGGAATTGCGGCACTTCCGCTGTGTGCTGGCCGTCGCGCACAGCCTGCACTTCGCGCGGGCGGCCGCCGAGCTGGGCATCTCTCCGCCCGCGCTGACCAAGCAGGTGCAGGAAACGGAACAGTTGCTGGGCACGCGGCTGTTCCAGCGCAGCAAGCGCGCCGTGTCGCTGACGGCGGCCGGAGAATTGTTCGTCATCGAGGCCACGCGCGCTCTGGCGCAGCTGGCGCAGGCGCAGGACGTGGCGCGGCGGGCGGGACGGGGCGAGCTGGGCCGGCTGGAAATCGGCTACGTGGCCTCGGCCGCGTATTCCGGCGTGCTGCAAGATCAGTTTGCCCGCTTTCGCGCCAGCCACCCCGGCATCCACATCGGCGCGCGCGAATACGCGATGGATGCCCTGCCCGGCTTGCTGGACCAGGGCCGCGTGGACCTGGCCTTCGTGCGCCCGCCCCTGCACTTGCCGGACGGACTGGACAGCGTGGTGTTGCTGCGCGACCGCTTCGTGCTGGCCGTGCAGGCGGACAGTCCGCTCGCCCTGCAGCAAATAGCGGGGCCGGCCGCGCTGGCGCAGCAGGCGTTCATCGTGCCGGAACAGGAATTGGGAACCTTGGAAGTGAGCCGGCGCGGCGGCTTTGCGGCGCAGGTGGTGTCGCGCCCCGGCAGCCTGGTGGCCGTGCTGACGGAAGTGTCGCTGGGCGTGGGCTGCGCCATCGTGCCCCATTCCGTGATGGCCAGCGTGCAATTGCCCGGCGTGGTGTTCCGCGAGCTGCAAGGGCCGCAGATCAGCTCGGAAATCGCCGCGGCCTTCCGCCGCCACGAACAGGCGCCCGCCGCGCGCGCCTTCATCGCCCAGCTGCGCGCTGTAGCGCTGGCATAG
- a CDS encoding 2-hydroxyacid dehydrogenase — protein sequence MPPELLILAPSPSAAVNAQLDQQYTCHHAWQVPADERHAWLAERAPAIRAVVTTGALGLNAADMALLPSLEIVAVNGVGLDGVALDQARERGIAVTTTPNVLTDDVADVALALLLASARHIVALDRFVRDGGWERREAIAPASSLRGKTAGIFGFGQIGQAIALRLAAFGVHVRYFQPRVITATSVPRAESLLALAQESDYLIVCAPGTPTTRQSIDRTVLDALGPQGTLINIARGALIDEVALIAALQDGHLGAAGLDVFADEPRVPNALRALPNVVLTPHVGSLTVETRHAMGQLVVDNLAAHFAGLPLLTPVKL from the coding sequence ATGCCCCCCGAACTCCTCATCCTCGCTCCCAGCCCTTCGGCTGCCGTCAACGCGCAGCTGGACCAGCAATATACGTGTCATCACGCCTGGCAAGTGCCGGCGGACGAGCGCCACGCCTGGCTGGCCGAGCGGGCGCCGGCCATCCGCGCCGTCGTCACGACGGGTGCGCTGGGCTTGAACGCCGCCGACATGGCCTTGCTGCCCTCTTTGGAAATCGTCGCCGTCAACGGCGTGGGTCTCGACGGCGTGGCGCTCGACCAGGCGCGCGAGCGGGGCATCGCCGTCACCACCACGCCGAACGTGCTGACCGATGACGTTGCCGACGTGGCGCTGGCCTTGCTGCTGGCCAGCGCGCGGCATATCGTGGCGCTCGACCGTTTCGTACGCGATGGCGGCTGGGAACGGCGCGAGGCCATCGCCCCCGCGTCCAGCCTGCGCGGCAAGACGGCCGGCATCTTCGGCTTCGGCCAGATCGGCCAAGCCATCGCGCTGCGCCTGGCCGCCTTCGGCGTCCACGTCCGTTACTTCCAGCCCCGCGTCATCACGGCCACATCCGTGCCGCGCGCGGAGTCCTTGCTGGCCCTGGCGCAGGAAAGCGATTACCTGATAGTTTGCGCGCCGGGCACGCCGACCACGCGCCAGAGCATCGACCGCACGGTGCTCGACGCGCTCGGTCCGCAAGGCACCCTGATCAATATCGCCCGTGGCGCGCTGATCGATGAAGTGGCCCTGATCGCCGCCTTGCAGGATGGCCATCTGGGCGCGGCCGGTCTCGACGTATTCGCGGACGAGCCGCGCGTGCCAAACGCCTTGCGCGCCTTGCCGAACGTCGTGCTCACGCCGCACGTGGGCAGCCTGACCGTGGAAACGCGCCATGCAATGGGGCAACTGGTGGTCGATAACCTGGCGGCGCACTTTGCCGGCTTGCCCCTCTTGACGCCAGTGAAATTGTAA
- a CDS encoding serine hydrolase, translating to MLPRLRTLLLPLLYLSGAAALAAPALDAAVRERAETLVRDGKHASLVIAVIDGKDSAVYGFGRARPGDKGVPDADTVYEIGSVTKTMTGLLLADAIVAGKAQLEQPVAELLPAYAIPALAGQKITVGQLATHFSGLPRLPANLAPADMRNPYADYAEGQLRTFLAGHALARAPGAAYEYSNLAYGLLGTALSTQANMSYEELLQARIFRPLGMASSSAVTTPALRARLAPGHLADGKPAANWDFQAIAGAGAVRSSARDMIAYMQSYMRATSPAQQLAVQPRQVLAGEGDGDGVKKIGLAWMLDQVKGQPFAWHNGQTGGYASFAGYTLDGKRGVVVLSSTARDVDGLGVSVLLPGSLPPPNAPAPKEIAIAPAELAQYAGQYALAPTFVLSVRQGPDGLLAGATGQPEAPVYASAKDIFFYKVVEAQLVFQRDAQGAITGVVLHQNGQTMPGKRTP from the coding sequence ATGCTCCCACGCTTGCGCACCCTGCTGTTGCCTCTCCTGTACCTGTCCGGCGCCGCCGCCCTGGCCGCCCCCGCCCTCGATGCCGCCGTGCGGGAACGGGCGGAAACATTGGTGCGTGACGGCAAGCATGCGAGCCTGGTCATCGCCGTCATCGACGGCAAGGACAGCGCCGTGTACGGCTTCGGCCGCGCCCGGCCCGGCGACAAGGGCGTGCCCGATGCGGATACCGTGTATGAAATCGGCTCCGTGACGAAAACCATGACGGGCCTGCTGCTGGCCGACGCCATCGTGGCAGGCAAGGCGCAGCTGGAACAGCCGGTGGCCGAACTGCTGCCCGCCTACGCCATCCCCGCGCTGGCGGGCCAGAAAATTACTGTAGGCCAGCTGGCCACGCACTTTTCCGGCTTGCCCCGCCTGCCCGCCAACCTGGCGCCAGCGGACATGCGCAATCCCTACGCCGACTATGCCGAAGGCCAGTTGCGCACTTTTTTGGCCGGCCATGCGTTGGCGCGCGCGCCCGGCGCCGCGTATGAATACTCGAATCTGGCGTATGGCTTGCTGGGCACGGCCTTGTCCACGCAAGCCAATATGTCTTACGAAGAACTGCTGCAAGCGCGCATTTTCCGTCCGCTGGGCATGGCCAGCAGCTCGGCAGTGACGACGCCCGCCCTGCGCGCGCGCCTGGCGCCGGGCCACCTGGCCGATGGCAAGCCGGCCGCGAACTGGGATTTCCAGGCCATCGCGGGGGCCGGCGCCGTGCGTTCCAGCGCGCGCGACATGATTGCCTACATGCAATCATACATGCGGGCGACCAGTCCCGCGCAGCAGCTGGCCGTGCAGCCGCGCCAGGTGCTGGCCGGCGAAGGTGATGGCGACGGCGTGAAAAAGATCGGCCTGGCGTGGATGCTCGACCAGGTCAAGGGCCAGCCTTTTGCCTGGCATAACGGGCAGACGGGCGGCTATGCCAGCTTTGCCGGCTACACCCTGGACGGGAAACGGGGCGTGGTGGTGCTGAGCAGCACGGCGCGCGACGTCGATGGGCTGGGCGTGAGCGTGCTGCTGCCCGGCAGCCTGCCGCCGCCAAATGCCCCGGCGCCAAAAGAAATCGCCATCGCCCCCGCCGAACTGGCCCAATATGCGGGCCAGTATGCGCTGGCGCCCACGTTTGTCCTCAGCGTGCGCCAGGGTCCCGACGGCTTGCTGGCGGGCGCCACGGGCCAGCCCGAAGCGCCCGTGTACGCCAGCGCGAAAGACATCTTCTTTTACAAGGTGGTCGAAGCGCAACTGGTATTCCAGCGCGACGCCCAGGGCGCCATCACGGGCGTCGTCCTGCACCAGAACGGCCAGACGATGCCGGGCAAGCGAACACCTTAG
- a CDS encoding EAL domain-containing protein, whose protein sequence is MRRKRIIVTSVLVAVIGVAAPLSLAFYLSSVRAEQGEQERLRLLAGYALERAHRSIASASAALRSADALDLAPCSEAHIQQLRRITITTRSIDDIGYVENGLLKCSSTGMEDKRIAVTPADFTLANGMGIDFNLRPVVSGGKRMVGLSYGAYKVLIDPVRFSDVIVDSDIQMAVAIGRGGVLDTLHHPDPAQVQALLAGQPAADGSIHATLYRDGLTAVMIEPRSKLNDRLRREQLLLLPLGLLMAAFIVGIVVWLSRRRLSLRGELETAVERREFFVHYQPIIALDTGVCVGAEALIRWRRPDGSMIRPDLFIPVAEESDLILPITDQVIACVIADMRVALLADRELHIAINLCASDIETGRVLDVLERAMAGTGIEAQQIWLEATERGFINVEAARATIEKARARGHAVAIDDFGTGYSSLSSLQNLPLDALKIDKSFVDTIGTDAATSSVTPHIIAMARTLNMLIVAEGIESQAQADYLRERKVEFGQGWLFAKALPASEFLAFYETRRTPSST, encoded by the coding sequence ATGCGCAGAAAACGCATTATCGTGACCAGCGTGCTGGTCGCCGTCATCGGCGTGGCCGCTCCCCTGAGCCTGGCCTTTTACCTGTCGTCCGTGCGCGCCGAGCAGGGCGAGCAGGAACGCCTGCGCCTGCTGGCCGGCTACGCGCTCGAGCGCGCCCACCGTTCCATCGCCTCGGCCAGCGCCGCCCTGCGCAGCGCCGATGCGCTGGACCTGGCGCCGTGCTCGGAAGCGCATATCCAGCAATTGCGCCGCATTACCATCACCACGCGCAGCATCGACGATATCGGCTATGTGGAAAACGGCTTGCTCAAATGCAGCTCCACGGGCATGGAGGACAAGCGCATCGCCGTCACGCCCGCCGATTTCACCCTGGCCAACGGCATGGGCATCGATTTCAACCTGCGCCCCGTCGTCAGCGGCGGCAAGCGCATGGTGGGCCTGTCCTACGGCGCGTATAAAGTGCTGATCGATCCCGTGCGCTTTTCCGACGTCATCGTCGACAGCGATATCCAGATGGCCGTGGCCATCGGCCGGGGCGGCGTGCTCGACACCTTGCACCATCCCGACCCGGCCCAGGTGCAGGCCCTGCTCGCCGGCCAGCCAGCGGCGGACGGCAGCATCCATGCGACGCTGTACCGCGATGGCTTGACGGCCGTCATGATAGAACCGCGCAGCAAGCTGAACGACAGGCTGCGGCGCGAGCAGCTGCTGCTTTTGCCGCTGGGCCTGCTAATGGCCGCCTTCATCGTCGGCATCGTCGTATGGCTGTCGCGTCGCCGGCTGTCGCTGCGCGGCGAACTGGAAACGGCGGTCGAGCGGCGCGAATTCTTTGTCCATTATCAACCCATCATCGCGCTCGACACGGGCGTGTGCGTGGGCGCCGAGGCGCTGATACGCTGGCGCCGTCCCGACGGCAGCATGATACGGCCCGACCTGTTCATCCCCGTGGCCGAGGAAAGCGACCTCATCTTGCCCATCACCGACCAGGTGATCGCTTGCGTGATCGCCGACATGCGCGTCGCGCTGCTGGCCGACCGCGAGTTGCACATCGCAATCAACCTGTGCGCGAGCGATATCGAAACGGGCCGGGTGCTCGACGTGCTGGAGCGGGCAATGGCCGGCACGGGCATCGAGGCGCAGCAGATCTGGCTGGAAGCGACGGAACGGGGCTTCATCAACGTGGAAGCGGCCCGCGCCACCATCGAAAAAGCCAGGGCGCGCGGCCATGCGGTGGCCATCGACGACTTCGGCACCGGTTATTCCAGCCTGTCGAGCCTGCAAAACCTGCCGCTCGATGCCCTCAAAATCGATAAATCGTTCGTCGACACCATCGGCACCGACGCCGCCACCAGCAGCGTCACGCCGCACATCATCGCCATGGCGCGCACCCTGAACATGCTGATCGTGGCCGAAGGTATCGAAAGCCAGGCCCAGGCCGACTATTTGCGCGAACGCAAGGTCGAATTCGGCCAGGGCTGGCTGTTCGCCAAAGCGCTGCCGGCCAGCGAATTTCTCGCCTTCTACGAAACCCGCCGCACGCCATCGTCGACATGA
- a CDS encoding low temperature requirement protein A, with translation MRKSLLRTRGGQDSGKVGMIELFFDLVFVFAVTQLSHGLLAHLSAMGWLQTGLLLMAVWWVWIFTSWITNWLDPERIPVRISLFALMLGGLIMSASIPEAFGTRGLGFALAYVAMQVGRPLFAWWAVRHEALARRRNFQRITLWAVLSGIFWIAGGIASPEQRIFWWAAALLIDLAGPWMLFGMPGLGRSTIADWDVDGSHMAERCGLFVIIALGESLLVTGATFAGLEWTAGNWLGFLSALVGSIAMWWIYFDTGAEAGHHRIAHSKDPGRIARKAYTYIHVLIVGGVIVSAVADELALVHPDEASFAGISALLGGPILYLLGNALFKWVSSDRATPPLSHLLGILIILALIPMAYGRLYSPLTLACITSCVLVLVAVWEHMALRRPPPEIDP, from the coding sequence TTGAGAAAATCGCTGTTGCGCACGCGCGGCGGGCAAGACAGCGGCAAGGTGGGCATGATCGAGCTGTTCTTCGACCTGGTGTTCGTGTTTGCTGTCACGCAACTGTCGCACGGCTTGCTGGCGCATTTGAGCGCCATGGGCTGGCTGCAGACGGGCTTGCTGCTGATGGCCGTCTGGTGGGTGTGGATTTTTACCTCGTGGATCACGAACTGGCTCGACCCCGAGCGCATTCCCGTGCGCATCAGCCTGTTTGCGCTGATGCTGGGCGGCCTCATCATGTCGGCCTCGATACCGGAAGCGTTCGGCACGCGGGGCCTGGGCTTTGCGCTCGCCTATGTCGCCATGCAGGTGGGCCGCCCCCTGTTCGCCTGGTGGGCCGTGCGCCATGAAGCACTGGCGCGCCGCCGCAATTTCCAGCGCATCACGCTGTGGGCCGTGCTGTCCGGCATTTTCTGGATCGCCGGCGGCATCGCGTCGCCCGAACAGCGCATCTTCTGGTGGGCCGCGGCCTTGCTGATCGATTTGGCGGGACCATGGATGCTGTTCGGCATGCCCGGTCTGGGCCGCTCGACGATAGCCGACTGGGACGTCGACGGCAGCCACATGGCCGAACGCTGCGGCCTGTTCGTCATCATCGCCCTCGGTGAATCCCTGCTGGTGACGGGCGCCACCTTTGCGGGCCTGGAATGGACAGCCGGCAACTGGCTGGGCTTTTTGTCGGCCCTGGTCGGCAGCATCGCCATGTGGTGGATTTATTTCGACACGGGCGCCGAGGCGGGCCACCACCGCATCGCCCACTCGAAGGACCCGGGCCGCATCGCCCGCAAGGCTTACACGTATATCCACGTGCTGATCGTGGGCGGCGTGATCGTTTCCGCCGTAGCCGATGAGCTGGCCCTCGTGCATCCGGACGAAGCGAGCTTCGCCGGCATCAGCGCCTTGCTGGGCGGCCCGATCCTGTATCTGCTGGGCAATGCGCTATTCAAATGGGTCAGCAGCGACCGCGCCACGCCGCCGCTGTCGCATCTGCTGGGCATCTTGATCATCCTGGCGCTGATTCCGATGGCCTACGGCCGCCTGTATTCACCGCTGACCCTGGCCTGCATCACCAGCTGCGTGCTGGTATTGGTGGCCGTGTGGGAACATATGGCATTGCGCCGTCCGCCACCGGAGATCGATCCTTGA
- a CDS encoding serine hydrolase yields the protein MTPTFALLPLCLLGSAALAAPALDDAVRQRAEELTRTGMHPSIVIAVIDGKHSAVYGFGSVHAGKHIKPGADTVYQIGSVTKTMTALLLADAVVKGKVRLDEPVAALLPGYTVPAFDGKTISLLDLATHYSALPRLPDNFAPKNPANPYADYTEAKQRQFLAAYHLPRAPGTAFDYSNIGYAVLGTALAARAGSSYEALLQARIAVPLGMRSTSNTPTHGMLARLAPGHLLSGEPTPAWDLNVVAPAGGVYSSARDMVAYLQAYMFKPLRPCALALQPQRPLAPDSKTKIGLAWLLEQQQGQSYAWHSGQTGGYTSYAAFTTDGKRGVVVLTNTARTVDALGLSALLPGTPLPPLKKPQAAIELPRATLAEYVGEYPLGAEFTLTVTLGKHGLEAAGTGVGSAPLFASAKDQFFFRAIEAELAFTRDAAGKIAGAVLTQGGQDVVLPRKP from the coding sequence ATGACACCCACTTTCGCCCTCCTCCCCCTTTGCCTGCTCGGCAGCGCCGCATTGGCCGCTCCTGCCCTCGACGACGCCGTGCGCCAGCGCGCCGAGGAACTCACGCGCACGGGCATGCACCCGAGCATCGTCATTGCCGTCATCGACGGCAAGCACAGCGCCGTGTACGGCTTTGGCAGCGTCCATGCAGGCAAGCACATCAAACCGGGCGCCGATACCGTCTACCAGATCGGTTCCGTCACCAAGACCATGACGGCCTTGCTGCTGGCCGACGCCGTCGTCAAGGGCAAGGTCAGACTCGACGAACCGGTGGCGGCATTATTGCCCGGCTATACGGTACCAGCCTTCGACGGCAAGACGATCAGCCTGCTCGACCTGGCCACGCATTATTCTGCGTTGCCGCGCCTGCCGGACAACTTCGCGCCCAAGAACCCGGCGAACCCGTATGCCGACTACACGGAAGCGAAGCAGCGGCAGTTTCTCGCCGCCTACCATTTGCCCCGCGCGCCGGGCACGGCATTTGACTACTCGAACATCGGCTATGCCGTGCTGGGCACTGCCCTGGCGGCGCGGGCCGGCAGCAGTTATGAGGCGCTGCTGCAAGCGCGCATCGCCGTGCCGCTGGGCATGCGCTCGACCTCGAACACGCCCACGCACGGCATGCTGGCGCGCCTGGCGCCTGGCCATCTGCTGTCGGGCGAGCCCACACCCGCCTGGGATCTGAACGTGGTGGCGCCGGCCGGCGGCGTGTATTCGAGCGCGCGCGACATGGTCGCCTACCTGCAAGCGTACATGTTCAAGCCGCTGCGTCCGTGTGCGCTGGCGCTCCAGCCGCAGCGTCCGCTGGCGCCGGACAGCAAAACCAAAATCGGCCTGGCCTGGCTGCTGGAGCAGCAACAGGGACAAAGCTACGCCTGGCACAGCGGCCAGACGGGCGGCTATACCAGCTATGCGGCATTTACCACGGATGGCAAGCGGGGCGTGGTGGTGCTGACGAATACGGCGCGCACCGTCGATGCGCTGGGCTTGTCCGCCTTGCTGCCCGGCACGCCCTTGCCACCGCTGAAAAAGCCGCAAGCCGCGATCGAACTGCCGCGCGCAACACTGGCCGAGTACGTGGGCGAATATCCGCTGGGCGCGGAGTTTACGTTGACGGTGACCTTGGGCAAGCATGGCCTGGAAGCGGCCGGCACCGGTGTCGGTTCGGCGCCCCTGTTTGCCAGCGCGAAAGACCAGTTTTTCTTCCGCGCCATCGAAGCGGAACTGGCGTTTACGCGCGATGCGGCAGGCAAGATCGCCGGCGCCGTGCTGACGCAAGGCGGACAGGACGTGGTCTTGCCGCGCAAGCCGTAG